The Argopecten irradians isolate NY chromosome 6, Ai_NY, whole genome shotgun sequence genome has a window encoding:
- the LOC138326175 gene encoding variant surface antigen F-like, giving the protein MLEQQQQGQNISDTVRTTATRSNQNRIKVKKQKVRTTHTRSEQHQQGQNNTNTVRKHQQGQNKQQGQSNTNKVRTTPTRSEQTPTRSEQYHQGQNNTTQVRTNTNKVRTTPTRPEQHQQGQNNTNKVRTTPTRSEQHQQGQTTPQGQNNTNKVRTTPTRSENTTSQNNTNKVRTTPTRSEQHQQGQQHNKVRTTPTRSEQHQQGQNNTNKVRTTPTRSEQHQQGQNNTNKVRTTPTCFKQ; this is encoded by the coding sequence atgttagaacaacagCAACAAGGTCAGAACATCAGCGACACAGTCAGAACAACAGCGACAAGGTCAAATCAAAACAGAATCAAGGTCAAAAAACAAAAGGTCAGAACAACACACACAAGGTCAGAACAACACCAACAAGGTCAGAACAACACCAACACGGTCAGAAAACACCAACAAGGTCAGAACAAACAACAAGGTCAGAGCAATACCAACAAGGTCAGAACAACACCAACAAGGTCAGAACAAACACCAACAAGGTCAGAGCAATACCATCAAGGTCAGAACAACACAACACAGGTCAGAACAAACACCAACAAGGTCAGAACAACACCAACAAGGCCAGAACAACACCAACAAGGTCAGAACAACACCAACAAGGTCAGAACAACACCAACAAGGTCAGAACAACACCAACAAGGTCAGACAACACCACAAGGTCAGAACAACACCAACAAGGTCAGAACAACACCAACAAGGTCAGAAAACACAACAAGTCAGAACAACACCAACAAGGTCAGAACAACACCAACAAGGTCAGAACAACACCAACAAGGTCAACAACACAACAAGGTCAGAACAACACCAACAAGGTCAGAACAACACCAACAAGGTCAGAACAACACCAACAAGGTCAGAACAACACCAACAAGGTCAGAACAACACCAACAAGGTCAGAACAACACCAACAAGGTCAGAACAACACCAACatgttttaaacaataa